The genomic segment CAGTAATCTATTAGCTTTAGCTAGACTTAGGTGGTTGGATCATGTGGCACGTATGCCTGATGACCACATGCCAAAAGGGATTCTTTTTGGTTGGCTGCCACAGAAACGACCTGCTCATGTTGTGAATTGCGTTGGCATGATAAAATCAGACAGAGCTTATCAATTAATGACTAAAAGCTCAGGATAGAAACTTATGGAAACAGGTAGCTACTGAAAGACTAGGTGACTGGACCACGTTCTCAACCTAACTTGTTTTGTTGTTCAACTTGCCACAGATCATtcagaagaagaaaagatataGCTCAAAATAAGTGTATAACTACCTGCCCTCAACATAGCCACCGTTGATTAGATCTAAAGTGGAATCTCCAACCAGAGCATCATTCCCTGAATGGCTCTCTTccaagtatgtgtgtgtttgtgtgtgcgtgtatgagGCAACACAGCAAAGTGATCAGGGTACCGGCCTGGTAatataatggggacctggttgGTAGCCTGGtgttactggggaagcaaacgCTCAGTTGCCCTAGTCTCGATAGTAGTGTTGGGGCTGTTGTGGAACTTTTGAGTTCTGCAGCCTCTCTCCATGAggcctggacagtcctcctgcaggttgCTAGTCCGATTTGCCTTCAcagactcaagtgcctgagtggtgcacaagcatcccagtgctggttcgctgggaaacaatagctgtgtttcgcaTGGCTGCTGTAAGCTTTGCTTTTCTTTTTTGTATGTGTCTGTGGTTGTAGTATTtgtctgtgtagtgtagtgtgtgtttgtgtagtgtagtgtgtgtctgtgtagtgtagtgtgtgtctgtgtagtgtagtgtttgtctgtgtagtgtagtgtgtgtctgtgtagtgtagtgtgtgtctgtgtagtgtagtgtagtgtctgtgtagtgtagtgtgtgtctgtgtatgtgAGACAAGGACTGTCCTTGCCTCACTTAGCAGTGTTGTGGCTGTTGTCGAACTTTAGATTCTGCACTTTCTCTCTGTGAGatctggacagtcctcctgtgggttactagtcctgatttttcttcacaaactTGAGTGCTCAAGTgatgcacaggcatcccagcaCTAGTTCACTGGGCAGTAATAGCTGTGCTCCACATAGCTGCTGTAAGTATTGCTTTATGTGTACAATAATGTTTCATAAGATTTTATCAGAGGTATACTGTGTTTACTTGGTTATAAACGCCGTGGTTACTGTTACCTATGCAGTAAAAATCGATGTGGCGGCTATACGAAATACACAACCACTTGACACTCAAGAAAGATGTTTAAGCCCTTTCTATTGTGGCATCACTTATGTGTGGCTGCTGTTTAAGTTGTGGTGTCTAACTCCACTCATATATACCCAGAGTAGTCTATTTTAATGGCCACCTGACTAACTCAGTATAAGATCATGTTTAAATTTCTTCAGTGAGCATGGCATACATCAGGAGCATTTGTACTTTTGGGGCGCTTATAATATGCTCCTGCATAAATTAATTCAGCTGTGTAAATCAGCCACCTACCCATTAAAACCCCAAAAAATTATCCTGAAGGTGACTGTTTTAGTCATGTTCCACTGTTCTGTGTTTTCCACTGTAGCTAAAaattgtttcattgttttttttttaatagaaAGAATTATTGCTCCAGGAGGAAACCCCATGTGCTCAAATTGCAAGAGCACATTGCAGAGTAAGCGCTTTGAAGGCAAGAGAATTGTGATCACTCTGAGAGGTATATGCATGAATGAATGCACGTGTACATAGGATTGACAATAATTTGTGTAAATATTAGGGAGATATGACCTAGATGATGTGGTGTTGTATTGTAACGAGTGTAAAATTGAGCAACACTTGGAAGGTTATTGGATAGGCTGTGTGGACAGACATTCACAGTACCTCTTTGATGAAGACTTGTTTTTGTTCTTCGATTATTTGCAGAAGTTTAGTCCAGGATTATCAGTCTTGGGATTTCTGCATACATTGGAGGAATATTCTGCTGAGAGGAACAGGGTTAGTAATAATGACATTTACGTATGATATTTAGTTATAGGATTTATATGCTTTGTTTACCGTACTGCATACCAAttaaattatgcataaattttatGTGGCTCATGTAACATACACATGAACATGCATGTTTGTAACAGCATAGCACATTTTGTAAAAACTGTAGAGACTACAGTGTACGTGTACATACTTATTGTTAGATTTCTTGCCTGCTGCTACTGTACATTGGGGCAAATCTATGCCACTTATAGCCTTTCAAGATTAGCAAAGTAGTCCAGTCATTGCACTTACATATATAATTTAATCATGCATGCACAATGCATCATCATACATTAGTCGGCTTATAATGCACAGCTTAGAAGAATTTGTCAGTGTTTGTATAAGCATTAGTGCCAAGTTTCTGTATGCCATAGGTAGCCAGAATAAATCCAACAGCCTTTTCGAAATCCTTCCAAGAATGGCGGTATTGCAGATACGAGCTCAAGAAGCTGAAGAGGGAGGCAATATTTGAGTGTCCAGCTTGTAGTGACCACCAACATTCCGTCCACATAGATGGTAATAAAAAGCTGTACCGCTTTTCCAAAGTCAAGAGGTatagtacgtatgtacgtatgcatgcaATTTTAAGCTTGGATGAAATGTATACAGTGGATATAAATAGGCTGTCCTTTGACTTAGTATTGTAGGTCATGTGCTGCAAAACTTTAGAATGTATCTTTTATTTTACATTTGAAGGATCACCACACATGTACCACAGCAAGACAAAAGGTTGTATAAGTATTGAGATACAGTGTACCCTTTTTAATTTATATCTACATACAGTAAGTCCTGTTTAATCAACTACATGTAACATCTATTCACGCACATGAAAATCAACTTTCTTTTTTTATATAGTGTTTGTATATTCTACAGTTTGAATATCCATGTAATGCAATGAAGATACATCAGTAATTTACTTTATGCCCTATAGTTATGTCCCATAGAGTAGCAGAAAAGTGCAAGATTTGACATTTTAAATACTGTATGGCAAATTAATTTCTAGAACACAGCAAGAGTCATACTATGCTGGTGATTTTATTGTAAAGGACACTGGTGTGGATCAACATTTGGAGACACTCGGCTATGGATCAGGAACTGTAAGTGACAGCTGTATGATTTCAGTAATGTGTAGTGTTACCTATGTGTGTGTAGGAAGGTGATGATGGTACATGTGGCACAACTAGATGGAAGGCAGCTAAAGCAGTTTCCAGAACTATGCCTACTTTAGATGAAACAGGCATAGTTACAGGTGGTTGCAGGCATGTCATTGCGCAGAAGGCAGTGAACATGTTCCGGGGTGAAATGTAAGTATATCATTCACACCTATTTTTGTAGGAAAAAGCTTTGGCAATTTATCTCTGAAAGAATTTGATGGATAATGTTTTAGCAAATGCTCCACATTTTCCTGGTTAAGAATTGCCTGAAAAGTTTGTTTGTAATACTGCAGTCTATTAACCAATTTCCCCCCAAATTTTTTCACTGTATCTTGTTATAATTTATGTATGGTTTGTATACTTTAAACACAGATATGGCTACTCTCATTATTTACATGAGAAAGTATTTGCCCCACGTGGTGTCAGATGGCTATGGCAAGATGTTATATGTCAGTATTGGAACTGGGCACGGAGTAAGACTGCACTTTTTCCAGGATCCAGAGCGATGGATATGAAACCAGCACTATCTGTGATGCATGCCAAAGCACATTCTTGGCACTGTCAGGTGAGACAATATGCACAAACAAcattttacacacacacacacacacacacacacacacacacacacacacacacacatacacacatacacacacacacacacacacacacatgcgtacACTTGCTTACTTTCCCTTTTGTTGCCGTTGAACGGTTAGGCAAGCCAAAATGGCAACCAGAATAGCTTTATATTCCACATGTGTGTACTGCTAGGCCTCCTTTACTTCTGAACCACTTGTTACAGGTCACACATTGCACAGCTCCCTTCTGTAATTGGACAGGTTTACTTCGTTCATCAATACATTTGTGTCTATTCTTATGAGATTCTCTTCTGAAATATCTCAAACAAGTTGGACACCAGATCTTAGGTTGCTGTGGTTCAACAGATCCATTACTACTGTAGATGCTTCATCCACTAATCTCCTACTACAACGCTCTCCAGCCTCCTCTAGATGTCACAGCTTCTTCATACCACGTACCTTCGTCAACACCAATGTCCTTTAAGTCTTGTCTGATCACATCTCTCCACTGTTTCTTTGCACCTCCCTGTTGATTAGGTTGTTGCAACCAACCAAACAAAGCATTTTTGGGAATTCTCTGATCAGGCATACGTGCTACACTGTACATGCCCTAGCCATTACAGTCTTCTCTTCATGATCTTAACATCTATACATTCTTCATCTCCCCACAATTCTTACTAATTGTAGTTGGTCTCATTCCATTGCTGActgtttttatccccaaaattGCTCTTAAGCACCTGTTGTGGAAAGCATTCAGTTTCCTAACGCACCTCTTCAATGGTATCCAGCACTCAGCACCATACAACAAAACAGACAGTACACAAACTTGGTATACTCTTCTCTTAGTGCTCAAAGTCAAGTTTTTTATCTCTAAAATCTGTCTACCTTAATGCCCCAAAGACTTGAGAAGCCTCtgttatgcatacacacacgtacacatatgtacgcacacacacacacacacacgcacacacacatacatacacacacactacacacactacacacacacactacacacacacacgcacacacataaaGCAAAGCTTACAGCAATAGCTGTGTGGAACAGAGCTATTGCTGTCCAGTGAACCAGTGCTGGGATGCcagtgcaccactcaggcacttgagtctgtgccggcaaatcctcctggggcaagaCTAGTAACCGCAGGAGGACTGTTCAAGCCTTACAGAGAGATGCTGTGGAACCCGAAGTTTTATGACAGCCTCAACATCACTTAGTGAGACAAGGatagttgagcatttgcttccctgttaataccaggtacccattgatgttacagttgGGTTGGCTGTTTCCACAGTTGACATCAGGTCCCCTTTATACAGTTAGGTAGAGTtaaatttcttgctcaaggaaacaacgaCAACAGCTAGGCTAACCAGGTATCGAACCTGCAACTTTACGACTACCAAGCCAATGCTCTGACTGTTTGGCTGTGCTgcctcacatgcacacacactatactacacacacacgcgcatgcacgcacacacacacaccactaaGAACCAGACAGTGCACATGCTTTGTGTGTTTGTATCTGTGACTAGATCCTTTGGGGAAGTAGGTGGCAAGATGGTGCTGGAGGGGGTGCTGGGGAAGACATGGAGCAGTTTTTCTCATACATTTCACGCTGGGGCTCAACATCAAAGAATATGCTCCCAAAAAGTACAGTATTATACTTTTATATTTTAACGTATAGTTAAAGATATATCAGTTTCCTTTTCTTATATCTTAGCACGAGTAGACCATATAACTGAGGCTGCAGGATTTTGGAACAGTCGCAAAATCAAAGCGCTTCCCTTTTCACTCAATCGTAGACTTCATAAGGTACTTCAAATAATGTAGTCAATATTGTTGAATGCTACAGGTTTTGCAGACTCGTGAGTTACTTCTAGAGGCAACACTGGAATTACATCAGTTGCAGCCAAACTTTGATGTCAATTTAGATGATGCAGTGTTAGACACATTCAAGAGAAATTTGACAGCAATTGCACAAGGTTTTTCTGTACTAGTGTATGACAGCAATTTAAGTAtgtgtatacactgtagctgaattgtcttcATTTGCACCTAATGCAATTTTGTCAGATGTTGCcaagtactttcaaatgaaAGAGCAAGCAACCCTTGCCAGCAATTTAACTGGTTACTTGTCAGCTGCGTCAGAACCACTGAGCATTGTGCTATGTACGTAGAGTAGAGTAGATGTATTAAAATATGAAACTCTTTTGTGTGCATGGTAAATATCACTTGGATCACAGTACTTTACATGCCAATTGTACAACTTTTTATAGCTTGTGATAGTCTATACACTGAAGCTGTAAACTTCACCAAGAAGTGTGATGGGCAAGTGAGCAGTATGCAACATCTCGAGAATAGGCTGGGTCAGCATACATCTGTTGATGGGGAAAAAGACATAGTGCGTTACTCTCTGGTAAAGCTACAGGAGGAAATGGAAGTTATTAGCCTTTCCATTAAGAGACGCCAGGAAGCTTTGCAGAAAGCAACAAGTTCGTTTTAACTCATCACTAGCACTTAATATGCACAATGTTTGCTCACTTGACTAACCAGATCAATTTTGGAAGGTATTGTATCTATATTACTCATTTGCCAATGGTAGTGTGTCAACCACTGATAATAATAGCAAGGACTGTCAAACGGTTGTGACAGGCTGTGTGTACGGAAAATTTCTCAGTTATTGCCTGCTTGTATTGTGGAACAGTTTATGTAGAACCAAAGTAAATATATTAGGAATAGATAAATATTGTTTTAGTGTATTGTTTTAATACCTTTGTGTGTTCAGTACTTTTGCTACACACGTATGATTATTTTGCTGTAGCATCCAGTAAACAGCGTTCTAACTTAAGAAAAGCTATTACTACTGATAAGTCTAAGTTACGGAGAGCAATTCAGAAGTACGGCAGTGTCCAGGAGTACCTTCAACCCAGCGAACGGATCCAGATATGTGAAGATGATATTGTTACAGGAGAATTTCCTTGGTCCACTTTAActggtatgtacagtacatctGTCAAACCAGCGTAGTACAAACTGTACAGTATTCATTTTTGCAGTGATTCTTTACATACGTATTCACTCATGCCATCCTATAGGTCGCTATAGCATGGCAACCAAGCTTCAACTTGAAGCAACAGAGAAGTACAACCTCATACGTCGCCTGAAGGAAGAAGAACTACTTCTAGTAAAAGAAATGTCATCTTACATCTCATTTTATCAGCGGATCATATCAGAATTAAAGGATGCTGTTAGAGGTATTATATTGAGATTGCACTATTCCAATAACTCATTGTGGTGCTTAATATAGTGGAAGAGGCTACTCTTACGCTAACCAGCATTACATGTACGTGAGCATTGATGCATAGAATATGTGATGCTTATATTTGATGGGTTGTTTTTTTAGCCTTGCAACAACATCAAGGGATCAACAATTCAGATACAAGTAAACCCAAATACTTATAATAAGTGAGCGTGTACATGTTAATGTTTACAGATGCAACTAACATGCCAACATCACCTGTTTCAAGTGGTAAGGACTAAGGTTACTTGATGATGTTAAATTATTAGTGTTTCCATAGCAGCCACTTTGACTTCGGACAATTCAAGTGGTAAGGAATAACTGTGGTTACTTGATGGTGCTAAATTATCAGTGTTTCCATAGTATCCACTTTGACTTCGGCCAATTCAAGTGGTAAGGAATAACTGTGGTTACTTGATGGTGTTAAATTATCAGTGTTTCCATAGCAGCTACTTTGACGTCGACTAATTCAAGTGGTAAGGAATAACTGTGGTTACTTGATGGTGTTAAACTATCAGTGTTTCCATAGCAGCCACTTTAACGTCGGCCACTTTGACGTCGGCCAATTCAAGTGGTAAGGAATAACTGTGGTTACTTGATGGTGTTAAATTATCAGTGTTTCCATAGCAGCCACTGACTTCGGACAATTCAAGTGGTAAGGAATAACTGTGGTTACTTGATGGTGTTAAACTATCAGTGTTTCCATAGCAGCCACTTTAACGTCGGCCACTTTGACGTCGGCCAATTCAAGTGGTAAGGAATAACTGTGGTTACTAGATGGTGTTAAATTATCAGTGTTTCCATAGCAGCCACTGACTTCGGACAATTCAAGTGGTAAGGAATAACTGTGGTTACTTGATGGTGTTAAATTGTCAGTGTTTCCATAGCAGCCACTTTGACGTCGACCAATTCAAGTGGTAAGGAATAACTGTGGTTACTTGATGGTATTAAATTATCAGTGTTTCCATAGCAGCCACTTTGACTTCGGACAATTCAAGTGGTAAGGAATAATTGTGGTTACTTGATGGTGTTAAACTATCAGTGTTTCCATAGCAGCCACTTTGACGTCGACCAATTCAAGTGGTAAGGAATAACTGTGGTTACTTGATGGTATTAAATTATCAGTGTTTCCATAGCAGCCACTTTGACTTCGGACAATTCAAGTGGTAAGGAATAACTGTGGTTACTTGATGGTGTTAAATTATCAGTGTTTCCATAGCAGCCACTTTGACGTCGACCAATTCAAGTGGTAAGGAATAACTGTGGTTACTTGATGGTGTTAAATTATCAGTGTTTCCATAGCAGCCACTTTGACGTCGGCCAATTCAAGTGGTAAGGAATAACTGTGGTTACTTGATGTTGTTAAATTATTAGTGTTTCCATAGCTTCCATGCAAGCATCAACTGCTTCCAATGGTAAGGAATTAATGTGCTTTGAGAATATCATCTGTTCAATGTATTTATTCCAGATGTTTCATCGGTTCAGAGTGTGAGTATATGcaataatttttgtaactactattattatatatatatatttttttaaatagggAAGATACACTTCAAATAGAAATTGTCCAAGGTTTATAAGGGGTAAAATTGCACTTCTGAAGATGCAGCATGATTCTACTAAGGTGTTTTTATCATTTGTTAAGAATCTACTAGAAGCCTCTGAATCCGATGAAGTGGATATTTCTAGCATAGATCAGGTGTCTGAATCAGGCAGTGATGAAAATGATGACATTTAACCCTTAATGCACACATAACCTCACTTTAATACCAGTATATTTGTACCAATGTATATATTCATTGACCAcatggtatcatggaatagcACCAGGAAACCTACTCGTGATTAGTGCTACGGTGCACACATATATGCCTAGCCTGAAGTTTTATGCTACATGATTGACATCTGCAACATACAGGCTGTATCAGGCCCATAGTCCCATACCCAGGGGGTGCATAAGAACCCCTAGCTATTTTACAGCAGTACTTTTATTTTACTAAATTTTTCATCTTTCTAGTGCTCATTATGTTAAGTACTATATAGCTGATGGAAAATTATTTAAAGATCCATATGCATCATTTTGGAAATTGCTATAAATTGTGgctattaatttttttcttgAATATTCAGCATCTCATCCAAATTACCTGCTCAAATGCAACTTCGTTCTCAATGCCCTTTTGAAAATCCTGCATACGGCCCTGTGTATATACCACACGTagcatataatataatattactCTTCTCAAGTGTAACTACTCTGAGTATGCATAGTCATTATCACTACACTAGTTGACATGATTGTTATTTCAAGgcattaatattataattgtacatgtgcACATTCATAATTATGAGATTTCAGCTTTGCATTGATATCCACTTGAACTTTTGTAACGATGTCTGTAGgttagggctcaaacgaatagctgacattataatattataccatTTTAAAATAGCTATTATGCATCATAAAGTGctgatcactgtaaagcttGAACAAAACAAATGATCAGTGCATAAACATTTACTTCTTTTTTGTGTCCAAAAAGCATGTTGGCATAACCAGCTGCGTCTGTTATCACATCTCATATAAAATATTCGGTAGTTGTGTGACTAGAGAATATGATAATTAAATCACTATTTGTTTGAGCTCTACTGTGTTTGCTAGTAGAGAATGGATTAAAAAGGGACTGTGATCATGATTATATTATTTACCCATGAAATGCACAGTGGATGATGTGCACATGTCAAAAACATTCATCATTACTATATTATATGGACGTAGAGAGGTTTCAGACACCCCTAGGCCCAATATTTAATCTGACGCTTTCCGGGCTGTTTACACTAGTCAAGACagcaattattattatgtacagtattaaTTTATTTTGAAACCCtaaatattataatgaaatgaaatattacaaaaaagtcactagctatagctacgctAATTTTTTACATTTTTTGTTAATACATGGTCTCTTTAAACTGGGTTTTGTACAAAATTTACAGGTTCCACACTTTATGGCTTTACAGCCATCGCAGTGACCACATCTTCTTCTCCTCTTCTTGGGAAGTAGCTCTGAACAAATTAAGAATTGATATAATAGCCAGTAATCAAAACTTCTACTATAAAAACATTGACACTACTTCCTTACCACTTGAATTGGCCAAAGTCAAAGTGGCTGCTAT from the Dysidea avara chromosome 13, odDysAvar1.4, whole genome shotgun sequence genome contains:
- the LOC136243708 gene encoding uncharacterized protein isoform X24, whose product is MAGCDDLVEVESQLKKELKLLTSKNRRRARHRRALRPSSSNQFIHHHYDGSGQQITKSIPRKRVRTSGQASQDVCYDAQESDYGVEGICDNNRDHCQDNELQAMVDELRESLNAIPCTAEPASVMKSWAERREQLEQSWESHRAKLFEEVVTSMALPPEAKCSMCGDTDTAIVRCHQCGYSNMTYLCPLCDCHVHNDHPLHDREYWNGHYFTFIPPTQYPCPDTGNLIDIERIIAPGGNPMCSNCKSTLQSKRFEGKRIVITLRGRYDLDDVVLYCNECKIEQHLEGYWIGCVDRHSQYLFDEDLFLFFDYLQKFSPGLSVLGFLHTLEEYSAERNRVARINPTAFSKSFQEWRYCRYELKKLKREAIFECPACSDHQHSVHIDGNKKLYRFSKVKRTQQESYYAGDFIVKDTGVDQHLETLGYGSGTEGDDGTCGTTRWKAAKAVSRTMPTLDETGIVTGGCRHVIAQKAVNMFRGEIYGYSHYLHEKVFAPRGVRWLWQDVICQYWNWARSKTALFPGSRAMDMKPALSVMHAKAHSWHCQILWGSRWQDGAGGGAGEDMEQFFSYISRWGSTSKNMLPKNISVSFSYILARVDHITEAAGFWNSRKIKALPFSLNRRLHKTRELLLEATLELHQLQPNFDVNLDDAVLDTFKRNLTAIAQAELSSFAPNAILSDVAKYFQMKEQATLASNLTGYLSAASEPLSIVLSCDSLYTEAVNFTKKCDGQVSSMQHLENRLGQHTSVDGEKDIVRYSLVKLQEEMEVISLSIKRRQEALQKATTSSKQRSNLRKAITTDKSKLRRAIQKYGSVQEYLQPSERIQICEDDIVTGEFPWSTLTGRYSMATKLQLEATEKYNLIRRLKEEELLLVKEMSSYISFYQRIISELKDAVRVEEATLTLTSITSLQQHQGINNSDTNATNMPTSPVSSAATLTSDNSSVSTLTSANSSAATLTSTNSSAATLTSATLTSANSSAATDFGQFKCSHFDVDQFKCSHFDFGQFKCSHFDVDQFKCHFDFGQFKCSHFDVDQFKCSHFDVGQFKCFHASINCFQWEDTLQIEIVQGL
- the LOC136243708 gene encoding uncharacterized protein isoform X25, with translation MAGCDDLVEVESQLKKELKLLTSKNRRRARHRRALRPSSSNQFIHHHYDGSGQQITKSIPRKRVRTSGQASQDVCYDAQESDYGVEGICDNNRDHCQDNELQAMVDELRESLNAIPCTAEPASVMKSWAERREQLEQSWESHRAKLFEEVVTSMALPPEAKCSMCGDTDTAIVRCHQCGYSNMTYLCPLCDCHVHNDHPLHDREYWNGHYFTFIPPTQYPCPDTGNLIDIERIIAPGGNPMCSNCKSTLQSKRFEGKRIVITLRGRYDLDDVVLYCNECKIEQHLEGYWIGCVDRHSQYLFDEDLFLFFDYLQKFSPGLSVLGFLHTLEEYSAERNRVARINPTAFSKSFQEWRYCRYELKKLKREAIFECPACSDHQHSVHIDGNKKLYRFSKVKRTQQESYYAGDFIVKDTGVDQHLETLGYGSGTEGDDGTCGTTRWKAAKAVSRTMPTLDETGIVTGGCRHVIAQKAVNMFRGEIYGYSHYLHEKVFAPRGVRWLWQDVICQYWNWARSKTALFPGSRAMDMKPALSVMHAKAHSWHCQILWGSRWQDGAGGGAGEDMEQFFSYISRWGSTSKNMLPKNISVSFSYILARVDHITEAAGFWNSRKIKALPFSLNRRLHKTRELLLEATLELHQLQPNFDVNLDDAVLDTFKRNLTAIAQAELSSFAPNAILSDVAKYFQMKEQATLASNLTGYLSAASEPLSIVLSCDSLYTEAVNFTKKCDGQVSSMQHLENRLGQHTSVDGEKDIVRYSLVKLQEEMEVISLSIKRRQEALQKATTSSKQRSNLRKAITTDKSKLRRAIQKYGSVQEYLQPSERIQICEDDIVTGEFPWSTLTGRYSMATKLQLEATEKYNLIRRLKEEELLLVKEMSSYISFYQRIISELKDAVRVEEATLTLTSITSLQQHQGINNSDTNATNMPTSPVSSAATLTSDNSSVSTLTSANSSATLTSTNSSAATLTSATLTSANSSAATDFGQFKCSHFDVDQFKCSHFDFGQFKCSHFDVDQFKCSHFDFGQFKCSHFDVDQFKCSHFDVGQFKCFHASINCFQWEDTLQIEIVQGL
- the LOC136243708 gene encoding uncharacterized protein isoform X43; protein product: MAGCDDLVEVESQLKKELKLLTSKNRRRARHRRALRPSSSNQFIHHHYDGSGQQITKSIPRKRVRTSGQASQDVCYDAQESDYGVEGICDNNRDHCQDNELQAMVDELRESLNAIPCTAEPASVMKSWAERREQLEQSWESHRAKLFEEVVTSMALPPEAKCSMCGDTDTAIVRCHQCGYSNMTYLCPLCDCHVHNDHPLHDREYWNGHYFTFIPPTQYPCPDTGNLIDIERIIAPGGNPMCSNCKSTLQSKRFEGKRIVITLRGRYDLDDVVLYCNECKIEQHLEGYWIGCVDRHSQYLFDEDLFLFFDYLQKFSPGLSVLGFLHTLEEYSAERNRVARINPTAFSKSFQEWRYCRYELKKLKREAIFECPACSDHQHSVHIDGNKKLYRFSKVKRTQQESYYAGDFIVKDTGVDQHLETLGYGSGTEGDDGTCGTTRWKAAKAVSRTMPTLDETGIVTGGCRHVIAQKAVNMFRGEIYGYSHYLHEKVFAPRGVRWLWQDVICQYWNWARSKTALFPGSRAMDMKPALSVMHAKAHSWHCQILWGSRWQDGAGGGAGEDMEQFFSYISRWGSTSKNMLPKNISVSFSYILARVDHITEAAGFWNSRKIKALPFSLNRRLHKTRELLLEATLELHQLQPNFDVNLDDAVLDTFKRNLTAIAQAELSSFAPNAILSDVAKYFQMKEQATLASNLTGYLSAASEPLSIVLSCDSLYTEAVNFTKKCDGQVSSMQHLENRLGQHTSVDGEKDIVRYSLVKLQEEMEVISLSIKRRQEALQKATTSSKQRSNLRKAITTDKSKLRRAIQKYGSVQEYLQPSERIQICEDDIVTGEFPWSTLTGRYSMATKLQLEATEKYNLIRRLKEEELLLVKEMSSYISFYQRIISELKDAVRVEEATLTLTSITSLQQHQGINNSDTNATNMPTSPVSSAATLTSDNSSVSTLTSANSSAATLTSTNSSAATLTSATLTSANSSAATDFGQFKCSHFNVGHFDVGQFKCHFDFGQFKCSHFDVDQFKCSHFDVGQFKCFHASINCFQ
- the LOC136243708 gene encoding uncharacterized protein isoform X22 — its product is MAGCDDLVEVESQLKKELKLLTSKNRRRARHRRALRPSSSNQFIHHHYDGSGQQITKSIPRKRVRTSGQASQDVCYDAQESDYGVEGICDNNRDHCQDNELQAMVDELRESLNAIPCTAEPASVMKSWAERREQLEQSWESHRAKLFEEVVTSMALPPEAKCSMCGDTDTAIVRCHQCGYSNMTYLCPLCDCHVHNDHPLHDREYWNGHYFTFIPPTQYPCPDTGNLIDIERIIAPGGNPMCSNCKSTLQSKRFEGKRIVITLRGRYDLDDVVLYCNECKIEQHLEGYWIGCVDRHSQYLFDEDLFLFFDYLQKFSPGLSVLGFLHTLEEYSAERNRVARINPTAFSKSFQEWRYCRYELKKLKREAIFECPACSDHQHSVHIDGNKKLYRFSKVKRTQQESYYAGDFIVKDTGVDQHLETLGYGSGTEGDDGTCGTTRWKAAKAVSRTMPTLDETGIVTGGCRHVIAQKAVNMFRGEIYGYSHYLHEKVFAPRGVRWLWQDVICQYWNWARSKTALFPGSRAMDMKPALSVMHAKAHSWHCQILWGSRWQDGAGGGAGEDMEQFFSYISRWGSTSKNMLPKNISVSFSYILARVDHITEAAGFWNSRKIKALPFSLNRRLHKTRELLLEATLELHQLQPNFDVNLDDAVLDTFKRNLTAIAQAELSSFAPNAILSDVAKYFQMKEQATLASNLTGYLSAASEPLSIVLSCDSLYTEAVNFTKKCDGQVSSMQHLENRLGQHTSVDGEKDIVRYSLVKLQEEMEVISLSIKRRQEALQKATTSSKQRSNLRKAITTDKSKLRRAIQKYGSVQEYLQPSERIQICEDDIVTGEFPWSTLTGRYSMATKLQLEATEKYNLIRRLKEEELLLVKEMSSYISFYQRIISELKDAVRVEEATLTLTSITSLQQHQGINNSDTNATNMPTSPVSSAATLTSDNSSVSTLTSANSSAATLTSTNSSAATLTSATLTSANSSAATDFGQFKCSHFDVDQFKCHFDFGQFKCSHFDVDQFKCSHFDFGQFKCSHFDVDQFKCSHFDVGQFKCFHASINCFQWEDTLQIEIVQGL